A region of uncultured Desulfobacter sp. DNA encodes the following proteins:
- a CDS encoding nucleoside recognition domain-containing protein, protein MNIVFAVIVFLSLGFAGARQLGLLPNPAATLPMADLSKAMVDSAGSAVDLAIGLVGVMTLFLGLMKVVEAGGMLTIISRLIRPLMIRLFPDVPPDHPAMGAMILNLSANALGLGNAATPFGIKAMQALDTLNPVKGRATNAMALFLAINTSSVTLLPTGVIALRAAAGSKDPAAILPTTLFATIGSTLTAIVAARLYQRFAKSDALPLPPAEVSEDGLPDTQVEPELTLPEGDAYPLWVSILALACVAALIPAAVLYGDTASPWILPGLMGGFLLFGLVRKVPVYEAFVEGAKEGFQVALRIIPYMVAILVAVGMFKASGGLDFITGILGKVTEPLGLPAQALPMALMRPLSGSGAYGILAAIINDPAIGPDSYLGMLVSTLQGSTETTFYVMAVYFGAVGVRQVRHTLATALTADLAGIVFAVIACSIFLV, encoded by the coding sequence ATGAACATTGTTTTTGCAGTCATTGTGTTTTTATCCCTGGGTTTTGCCGGGGCCCGGCAACTGGGCCTGCTTCCCAACCCCGCCGCCACCCTGCCCATGGCAGATCTTTCAAAGGCCATGGTGGATTCCGCCGGCAGCGCCGTTGACCTGGCCATCGGCCTGGTTGGTGTGATGACCCTGTTTTTAGGACTCATGAAGGTGGTGGAGGCCGGCGGTATGCTGACCATCATCTCCCGGCTGATCCGCCCCCTTATGATCCGGCTTTTTCCGGACGTGCCTCCGGACCATCCGGCCATGGGCGCCATGATCCTGAATCTTTCGGCCAATGCCCTGGGCCTGGGCAATGCCGCCACTCCTTTCGGCATCAAGGCCATGCAAGCCCTGGACACCCTGAACCCGGTCAAGGGGAGGGCCACCAATGCCATGGCTCTGTTCCTGGCCATCAACACTTCCAGCGTCACTCTGCTGCCCACCGGGGTCATTGCCCTGAGGGCCGCGGCCGGATCTAAAGACCCGGCCGCTATACTGCCCACCACCCTCTTCGCCACAATCGGCTCTACCCTTACGGCCATTGTGGCGGCCCGGCTCTACCAGCGATTCGCGAAAAGTGATGCTCTTCCCCTTCCCCCGGCAGAGGTATCAGAAGACGGTCTGCCTGATACCCAGGTTGAACCTGAATTGACCCTGCCTGAAGGCGACGCCTATCCCCTCTGGGTCTCCATCCTGGCCCTGGCCTGTGTGGCTGCCCTGATCCCGGCAGCCGTGCTTTACGGGGACACCGCCTCCCCCTGGATACTGCCCGGTCTCATGGGGGGCTTTCTGCTCTTCGGCCTGGTCAGAAAGGTCCCGGTGTACGAAGCCTTTGTGGAAGGGGCCAAGGAAGGCTTTCAGGTGGCTCTGCGTATTATCCCCTACATGGTGGCGATTCTTGTGGCCGTTGGTATGTTCAAGGCCTCCGGAGGACTGGACTTTATCACCGGCATTCTGGGAAAGGTCACCGAGCCATTAGGTCTTCCGGCCCAGGCCCTGCCCATGGCCCTGATGCGCCCCCTGTCCGGTTCCGGGGCCTACGGCATCCTGGCTGCCATCATCAATGACCCGGCCATTGGCCCGGACTCCTATCTGGGCATGCTGGTCTCCACCCTCCAGGGCTCAACCGAAACCACCTTTTACGTCATGGCCGTATACTTCGGAGCAGTCGGCGTCCGCCAGGTCCGCCATACCCTGGCCACAGCCTTGACCGCAGATCTGGCCGGTATCGTATTTGCGGTGATTGCCTGCTCTATTTTCCTGGTCTGA
- a CDS encoding thioredoxin family protein — protein MEIKVLGPGCAKCSKTEKLVQEVIKETGVDASVEKVSDMLQIASYGVFGTPSVIVDGVVKCTGKVPKKEDIKAWITK, from the coding sequence ATGGAAATTAAAGTATTGGGACCGGGATGTGCCAAATGCAGCAAAACCGAAAAGCTGGTTCAGGAAGTGATTAAAGAAACCGGTGTGGATGCCAGTGTTGAGAAAGTCAGCGACATGCTTCAGATTGCCTCCTACGGTGTCTTTGGCACCCCTTCGGTCATTGTGGACGGAGTGGTGAAGTGTACAGGAAAGGTGCCTAAAAAAGAAGATATCAAAGCTTGGATTACCAAATAG
- a CDS encoding permease gives MSSSKTQTGTVRKDKSVLALNLFLGAAGVALWWLVYQQLPGVSKWLTYDLLPINQGSHMGDSIEFFLYDTPKVMMLLFLVVFGVGIIRSFFTPEKTRAFLSGKSEFAGNIFAALLGIVTPFCSCSAVPLFIGFVTAGVPLGVTFSFLISAPMVNEIALGLLYGLLGWKVAAIYMGTGLFIAISAGWVIGRLKLENHIEDWVTQAHMAAVEMEEEKLTWNDRFIYGWDAVKEIIGRVWIYVILGIAVGAGIHGFVPEGMMASIMGKGSWWSVPASVLIGVPMYSNAAGVIPVVEALLGKGAALGSVLAFMMSVIALSLPEMVILRKVLKPRLIGVFVGVVAFGILIVGYLFNTIL, from the coding sequence ATGAGTTCAAGTAAGACCCAGACCGGCACAGTCCGGAAAGACAAATCAGTATTGGCCCTGAATTTATTTCTGGGGGCCGCAGGCGTTGCCCTATGGTGGTTGGTTTACCAGCAGTTGCCGGGGGTATCCAAATGGCTGACATATGATCTGCTCCCCATTAACCAAGGGTCTCACATGGGAGATTCAATAGAATTTTTTCTTTATGATACGCCCAAAGTCATGATGCTGCTCTTCCTGGTTGTTTTTGGTGTCGGCATCATCCGAAGCTTTTTCACCCCGGAAAAAACCCGGGCCTTTCTTTCCGGAAAAAGTGAATTTGCAGGCAATATTTTTGCAGCACTTCTTGGGATTGTCACCCCTTTTTGCTCCTGTTCCGCTGTGCCGCTGTTCATCGGATTTGTGACGGCAGGCGTTCCTTTGGGCGTCACCTTTTCATTTTTGATTTCAGCGCCCATGGTCAATGAAATCGCCCTGGGTCTTCTATACGGGCTTTTGGGATGGAAAGTCGCTGCCATCTACATGGGGACCGGTCTTTTCATTGCCATATCTGCCGGATGGGTGATCGGCCGCCTGAAACTTGAAAATCACATTGAAGACTGGGTGACCCAGGCTCACATGGCTGCTGTTGAAATGGAAGAGGAAAAATTGACCTGGAATGACCGGTTTATCTATGGCTGGGATGCCGTCAAGGAGATTATAGGCCGGGTCTGGATCTATGTCATACTGGGTATTGCCGTAGGCGCCGGTATACATGGATTTGTCCCAGAAGGTATGATGGCGTCCATCATGGGTAAAGGCTCCTGGTGGTCTGTGCCGGCCTCGGTTCTGATCGGAGTTCCCATGTATTCCAATGCCGCCGGAGTAATCCCTGTTGTTGAGGCTTTGCTGGGCAAAGGGGCTGCATTGGGCTCTGTCCTGGCATTCATGATGAGCGTTATCGCATTGTCCCTGCCGGAGATGGTGATATTGAGAAAAGTGTTAAAACCCAGACTGATCGGCGTGTTCGTAGGCGTTGTCGCCTTCGGTATTCTGATCGTGGGATATCTGTTTAATACGATTTTATAA
- a CDS encoding class I SAM-dependent methyltransferase gives MDIHPYDYDHYISEAYGGGLKAYDAFELYKIIKKFKPQNILEVGSYVGLSTKWILKCTEPYESQVTSVDANIPHRAFGKPRDIFNDFVVPKYKNRLTVFNAFLSDGTLKNELTQIYSDLVNHWMPSKGQQYDMIFLDAGHSYSEVCHDFYILKKSLSKDGIIVFHDAESWPGVKKLMREIKADVMVPFWYKLLKKSFNKRNMYIDGICI, from the coding sequence ATGGACATACATCCTTACGATTATGACCATTATATTTCAGAAGCCTATGGAGGTGGACTAAAGGCTTATGACGCATTTGAACTCTATAAAATTATCAAAAAATTTAAACCCCAAAATATATTAGAAGTAGGCAGCTATGTAGGGCTATCAACTAAATGGATTCTAAAATGTACGGAACCATATGAAAGCCAAGTAACTTCAGTTGATGCTAATATTCCTCATAGGGCTTTTGGTAAACCGAGAGATATATTCAATGATTTTGTAGTTCCAAAGTATAAAAATAGGTTAACAGTATTTAACGCGTTTTTATCTGACGGCACTTTAAAAAATGAACTCACACAAATTTATTCCGATTTAGTAAATCATTGGATGCCATCAAAAGGGCAACAGTACGATATGATATTTCTTGATGCTGGACATTCTTACTCTGAAGTTTGTCATGATTTTTATATTCTAAAAAAGTCTCTTTCCAAAGATGGAATTATTGTATTTCACGATGCTGAAAGTTGGCCTGGAGTAAAAAAATTAATGCGAGAAATTAAAGCGGACGTGATGGTACCATTTTGGTACAAACTGCTAAAAAAATCATTCAATAAACGGAATATGTATATAGATGGAATATGTATATAG
- a CDS encoding thioredoxin family protein — MKKLFGLTVLFAFFLSISVVYAQDFSMVPEKGKVTMIDLGAKKCIPCKMMAPIMGRLEKAYEGKAHIVFIDVWENRDQAPRFGIRAIPTQIFFNENGEEVWRHEGFLEEKTIVDRLTEMGVNVSAQ; from the coding sequence TTGAAAAAACTATTTGGATTGACTGTTCTATTTGCGTTTTTTCTTTCCATATCGGTTGTCTATGCCCAGGATTTTTCCATGGTTCCGGAAAAAGGAAAAGTCACCATGATCGACCTTGGGGCTAAAAAATGCATTCCCTGCAAGATGATGGCCCCGATTATGGGAAGGCTTGAGAAAGCATATGAGGGCAAAGCCCATATTGTTTTCATTGACGTTTGGGAGAACCGGGATCAGGCCCCCAGATTCGGCATAAGGGCCATCCCTACTCAGATCTTTTTTAACGAGAACGGTGAAGAGGTCTGGCGTCATGAGGGGTTTCTGGAAGAAAAGACCATTGTTGACCGTCTGACCGAAATGGGGGTAAATGTGTCAGCCCAATAG
- a CDS encoding helix-turn-helix domain-containing protein, whose product MRITIDFEFSEETTQLLHATIKKLQNIIPGKAFNISSHEPPENTPTPEKTTDKGNDVQAVSPVTQSKNPRKIRKNFRQNILKLINQSEGLSPQEIQTMTGLTSKQVSNVVSLLKKNGLVDRVKGKYYQKPEPEPEIELEKQADQGERVAPKS is encoded by the coding sequence ATGAGAATCACTATAGACTTTGAGTTTAGCGAAGAAACAACGCAGCTACTCCACGCAACGATCAAAAAACTCCAAAATATCATTCCTGGAAAAGCATTCAACATTTCGAGCCATGAGCCCCCAGAAAACACACCCACACCAGAAAAGACCACCGATAAGGGCAATGATGTTCAGGCTGTCTCCCCTGTCACCCAATCTAAGAACCCCAGGAAAATAAGAAAGAATTTCAGACAAAACATTTTAAAGCTGATCAATCAGAGTGAAGGCCTATCCCCACAAGAAATTCAAACGATGACCGGATTAACCAGTAAGCAGGTTTCCAATGTCGTTTCTCTGCTGAAAAAAAACGGCTTGGTGGATCGAGTAAAAGGGAAGTACTACCAAAAGCCTGAACCTGAACCTGAAATTGAGCTTGAAAAACAGGCGGACCAAGGAGAACGTGTAGCCCCTAAATCATAG
- a CDS encoding HD domain-containing protein has product MNSQIPTRDAALALLKNYNTSESLIKHALAVEGVMRYMAEKYGEDKDTWGIVGLIHDLDYEQFPDQHCKKTEEILKENHWPENLIRAVVSHGWGICTDVKPESTMEKMLFAIDELTGLVATSALVRPSKSVMDMKAKSVKKKWNDKRFAAGVDRAIIQKGADMLGVELAELITDTIMGMRGGAVEIGLKGDA; this is encoded by the coding sequence ATGAACAGCCAAATACCCACACGTGACGCCGCCCTGGCGCTTCTGAAAAACTACAATACCAGCGAAAGCCTTATTAAGCACGCGTTGGCCGTGGAAGGCGTGATGCGTTACATGGCCGAAAAATATGGTGAGGATAAAGATACATGGGGCATTGTGGGCTTGATCCACGACCTTGATTATGAGCAGTTTCCCGATCAGCACTGCAAAAAGACCGAAGAGATTTTAAAGGAAAACCATTGGCCGGAAAATTTAATCCGTGCCGTGGTCAGCCATGGATGGGGAATTTGTACGGATGTCAAGCCCGAAAGCACCATGGAAAAAATGCTCTTTGCCATTGACGAGCTGACCGGGCTGGTGGCGACATCAGCACTGGTGAGACCGTCAAAAAGCGTCATGGACATGAAAGCAAAATCTGTCAAAAAAAAATGGAATGACAAAAGATTCGCGGCGGGCGTTGACCGGGCCATAATTCAAAAAGGCGCCGACATGCTGGGGGTTGAACTGGCTGAACTGATAACGGATACGATCATGGGAATGCGGGGGGGCGCCGTTGAGATCGGATTAAAAGGTGACGCGTAA
- a CDS encoding Fic family protein, translating to MPTLQDKLAESLAVLKKLQDEGIVAIQTKNITRTHRERLVKSGFIKEVMKGWYIPASPEEQTGESTAWYASFWGFCGDYLKLRFGNQWCLSPEQSLSIHSGNWNVPNQLLVRAPKGGNKPISLLHETSIMDVRLNLPDRNDMEIKENIRMMTLPAALISCAPGYYSNNAIEARAALSMISDASQVLHKLLEGGHSTVAGRLAGAFRNIGKNVIADNIIGAMRDAGYSITDNDPFEEKPAIILREREISPYVNRIRMHWADMRGIVLENFPQAPSLNQNTDEYLKHVDDIYLTDAYHSLSIEGYRVSEALIERVRTGSWDPETNHKDKEYANALAARGYWQAFQAVKKSVEKILNKNSPGAVVSKDHSVWYRELFAPSVNAGLISASDLAGYRNQPVYIRKSRHVPPRYEAVRDLMPAFFSLLNDEEEPSVKAVLGHFFFVYIHPYIDGNGRMGRFLMNVMLASGGYPWTVIPLGTRNDYMATLEEASVKKNIKPFSKFLAGLLQKG from the coding sequence ATGCCGACACTACAAGATAAGCTTGCAGAATCTCTCGCTGTTTTGAAAAAACTACAGGACGAAGGTATTGTTGCAATCCAAACAAAAAACATAACACGAACTCACCGGGAACGTCTTGTCAAAAGCGGATTCATCAAAGAAGTGATGAAAGGATGGTATATCCCTGCCAGTCCTGAAGAGCAGACTGGAGAAAGCACGGCCTGGTATGCATCATTTTGGGGTTTTTGTGGTGACTATCTTAAATTAAGGTTTGGCAATCAATGGTGCCTTTCCCCTGAACAATCATTGAGCATTCATAGCGGGAACTGGAACGTGCCGAATCAACTTCTTGTCCGCGCGCCAAAAGGCGGGAACAAGCCAATCTCTCTTCTTCATGAAACATCGATAATGGACGTTCGGCTGAATCTGCCGGACAGGAATGATATGGAAATCAAGGAAAACATACGGATGATGACCCTGCCCGCTGCTCTGATTTCCTGTGCTCCCGGTTATTATTCAAATAATGCTATAGAGGCCCGCGCTGCGCTTTCCATGATCTCTGATGCTTCTCAGGTCCTGCACAAGCTCCTTGAAGGTGGGCATAGCACGGTAGCCGGAAGGCTTGCAGGAGCTTTCCGAAATATTGGGAAAAATGTTATTGCTGACAATATCATCGGAGCAATGAGAGATGCCGGATACAGCATTACGGACAATGACCCCTTTGAAGAAAAGCCCGCTATTATTCTTCGTGAACGCGAGATTTCTCCATACGTCAACCGAATACGGATGCACTGGGCGGATATGCGCGGTATTGTCCTTGAAAACTTTCCGCAGGCGCCCTCATTAAACCAGAATACCGATGAATATCTTAAACATGTCGATGATATATATTTGACTGATGCCTATCATTCGCTTTCTATTGAAGGATATCGTGTGAGTGAGGCGCTTATTGAACGTGTCCGCACAGGAAGTTGGGACCCAGAAACCAACCACAAAGATAAAGAGTACGCAAATGCCTTGGCTGCCCGTGGTTACTGGCAAGCTTTTCAGGCAGTGAAGAAAAGCGTGGAAAAAATTCTGAATAAAAACTCGCCAGGTGCGGTGGTAAGTAAAGATCATTCCGTATGGTATAGAGAATTATTTGCCCCAAGTGTAAACGCTGGTCTTATATCGGCATCCGACCTTGCAGGATACCGAAATCAACCTGTTTATATTCGAAAATCAAGGCATGTACCACCCCGATACGAAGCTGTGCGAGATCTTATGCCTGCATTCTTTTCTCTTTTAAACGATGAAGAAGAACCTTCTGTAAAAGCCGTTTTAGGTCACTTTTTCTTTGTATATATCCACCCTTATATTGATGGAAATGGCCGCATGGGAAGATTTTTGATGAATGTTATGTTAGCTAGTGGCGGCTATCCATGGACAGTCATTCCGCTTGGAACCCGCAATGATTATATGGCCACCTTGGAAGAAGCAAGCGTAAAAAAGAATATAAAACCGTTTTCTAAATTTTTGGCTGGACTTCTCCAAAAAGGTTAA
- a CDS encoding NAD(P)H-quinone oxidoreductase, with translation MTATLPEQMKVIEITEPGGPEALSVGSRPLPQLKPEEVLIKVAATGINGPDIVQRKGLYPPPKGASDLLGLEIAGAIVAVGSDVKEWSVGDQVCALTNGGGYAEYCAVLAPHCLPIPKGLSLVEAAGIPETFFTVWSNIFMGAGLKEGETFLVHGGSGGIGSTAIMLGKAFGAKVYATDSPAARCEACKSFGADRVIDYNTEDFVEVVRDEIKGANVILDIVGGDYIARNIKAAAPDGRIVQIAFNKGSKVDINLMPIMLKRLLFTGSTLRSRPDSSKSEIAAQLREKVWPVIEAGKIKPSVCKIFPLEQAAEAHRFMESATHVGKIILEV, from the coding sequence ATGACAGCCACATTACCGGAACAGATGAAAGTGATTGAAATTACCGAACCGGGCGGTCCCGAGGCCCTTTCTGTGGGAAGCAGGCCTTTGCCCCAGCTGAAACCGGAAGAGGTTCTGATCAAAGTGGCGGCCACTGGTATAAACGGACCCGACATAGTTCAACGTAAAGGGCTTTATCCACCGCCAAAGGGTGCATCGGATCTTCTGGGGCTGGAGATCGCAGGAGCCATTGTTGCCGTGGGCAGCGATGTCAAAGAGTGGTCTGTGGGTGACCAAGTCTGTGCCCTGACCAACGGTGGTGGTTATGCCGAGTATTGTGCCGTTCTGGCGCCCCATTGCCTACCGATCCCCAAAGGCTTGAGTCTGGTGGAAGCCGCTGGAATCCCCGAAACGTTCTTCACGGTTTGGAGCAATATATTCATGGGGGCCGGACTTAAAGAAGGGGAAACCTTTCTTGTTCACGGCGGTTCCGGTGGTATCGGCTCAACGGCCATCATGCTTGGAAAAGCATTCGGTGCAAAGGTGTATGCCACCGACAGCCCTGCGGCACGATGTGAAGCCTGTAAAAGTTTCGGTGCCGATCGGGTTATTGACTACAATACGGAAGATTTTGTTGAAGTTGTCAGAGATGAAATCAAGGGTGCCAATGTCATCCTCGATATTGTCGGAGGAGACTACATTGCACGCAATATCAAGGCGGCGGCGCCGGATGGACGAATCGTTCAGATTGCATTTAACAAAGGCTCAAAAGTCGACATCAATCTGATGCCCATCATGCTGAAACGTCTCCTTTTCACGGGCTCCACCTTGCGCAGCCGTCCGGATTCTTCCAAATCCGAAATTGCGGCTCAGCTCAGGGAAAAGGTATGGCCGGTGATTGAGGCGGGAAAAATCAAACCGTCCGTCTGCAAAATATTTCCCCTGGAGCAGGCTGCCGAGGCCCATCGGTTTATGGAAAGCGCAACGCATGTCGGTAAAATCATTCTCGAGGTATGA
- a CDS encoding PaaI family thioesterase, translating into MKKYPFLEEIGLEVVYEKDGESELAIDLKNKHSNSWGSMHGGVTMTLLDICMARAARSADSEESGAATIEMKVSFFQPGGRVGQRAIAKGRVLHNSGRMFFCEGEVWNGEKLVAKALGTFKIFHAAKKEV; encoded by the coding sequence ATGAAAAAATATCCTTTTTTGGAAGAAATCGGCCTTGAGGTTGTTTATGAAAAAGACGGTGAATCGGAATTAGCGATTGACTTAAAAAATAAACACAGTAACTCTTGGGGATCCATGCACGGTGGCGTGACAATGACGTTACTGGATATATGTATGGCACGTGCCGCACGCTCAGCAGATTCGGAAGAGAGCGGGGCCGCGACCATTGAGATGAAAGTCAGTTTCTTTCAACCCGGTGGCCGGGTTGGTCAACGCGCGATCGCGAAAGGTCGTGTTTTGCATAACTCAGGGCGCATGTTCTTCTGTGAAGGAGAAGTCTGGAATGGTGAAAAACTGGTTGCCAAAGCCCTGGGCACTTTCAAAATTTTTCACGCTGCAAAAAAGGAGGTCTGA
- a CDS encoding metalloregulator ArsR/SmtB family transcription factor — translation MRTFIKVMKALSDPNRVKMMKMLQHRPMCVCEIKEALGIAQSTASKHLKLLEDADLVRGFKDGLWVNYSLSDGSSSPFAANMIGNLKHWLEDESEIKELNKILPGIDRHDIVGKV, via the coding sequence ATGAGAACATTTATCAAAGTTATGAAAGCATTATCCGATCCCAACCGGGTGAAAATGATGAAAATGCTTCAACACCGCCCGATGTGTGTCTGCGAAATAAAGGAGGCCCTGGGAATTGCCCAGTCCACGGCAAGCAAACATTTGAAGCTTCTGGAGGACGCAGACCTGGTCAGAGGATTTAAAGATGGATTGTGGGTGAACTATTCTTTGTCTGACGGCAGCAGTTCACCATTTGCCGCCAACATGATCGGAAACCTGAAACACTGGCTGGAGGATGAGAGTGAGATTAAAGAATTGAATAAGATTCTTCCGGGGATTGACCGGCACGATATTGTCGGCAAAGTGTAA
- a CDS encoding cytochrome c biogenesis protein CcdA, with the protein MLSQLFLTINQWMTGGLVVATAGCFIWGVISVLFSPCHLASIPLIVGYVGGQERMVQPKQACIYSVLFTTGLFITIALIGIICAILGRMLGDVGAYWQVLIGLILIWVALGMLGVEKCSLSGSLLYRLNLKGKLGAFVLGLAYGILSGSCTFGFIAPILAIITVQEKIATGIILVVLFAVGHCFPIVIAGSSTAAVKKLLENRAWNGAGTWFRKGAGSLVCFLGVYFIISPFIST; encoded by the coding sequence ATGTTGAGTCAATTGTTTTTAACAATTAATCAATGGATGACCGGTGGTCTTGTAGTAGCAACTGCCGGATGCTTTATATGGGGCGTAATCAGTGTATTGTTCAGCCCTTGCCATCTGGCATCCATCCCGCTGATTGTCGGGTATGTGGGTGGTCAGGAAAGAATGGTCCAGCCGAAACAGGCCTGCATATATTCTGTACTGTTCACAACAGGGCTTTTCATCACCATTGCGTTAATCGGTATCATTTGTGCCATACTTGGGAGAATGCTCGGGGATGTGGGTGCTTATTGGCAGGTTCTGATCGGCCTTATCCTGATTTGGGTTGCGTTGGGAATGCTGGGGGTTGAAAAATGCTCCTTGTCCGGCAGTCTTTTGTACCGCTTGAATCTCAAGGGGAAATTGGGGGCGTTTGTCCTTGGACTTGCCTATGGGATACTGTCCGGGTCATGCACTTTCGGATTTATCGCTCCGATACTGGCAATTATTACGGTCCAGGAAAAAATTGCCACCGGCATCATTTTGGTTGTTTTGTTCGCCGTCGGCCATTGTTTTCCCATTGTCATTGCCGGGAGTTCAACCGCAGCCGTGAAAAAATTGCTGGAAAATAGGGCATGGAATGGTGCCGGAACCTGGTTCAGGAAAGGTGCTGGAAGCCTTGTCTGTTTCCTGGGTGTCTATTTTATCATTTCCCCGTTTATTTCTACATGA
- a CDS encoding site-specific integrase produces the protein MIFFGSMMKQIPQEFLKQFESQLLSKGISPAEYPEFKKWMRYYIDFCSKYGHAAKNTYSLPLFINKLREKKQTRQQQKQAYDSILIYYDMYGIVPHWYQKPVTGNSPENAIHEDTSAFEKPLKASVQDGWNTVYSRLSNEIKVRHYSPKTFDAYCKWVQQFQTFVRNKALDSLSPDDVKQFLTWLAVEQKCSASAQNQAFNGLLFFSGIFLERSPGKLTGWCGPRGNLTFRLYCPEKKLILSWRKSPTPGQL, from the coding sequence ATGATATTTTTTGGTAGCATGATGAAACAAATTCCGCAAGAATTTTTAAAACAATTTGAATCCCAGTTACTTAGCAAAGGGATATCACCTGCCGAGTATCCTGAATTTAAGAAATGGATGAGGTATTACATTGATTTTTGTTCAAAGTATGGCCATGCCGCTAAAAACACCTACAGCCTGCCTTTATTTATTAACAAGCTGAGAGAAAAAAAGCAGACGAGACAACAGCAGAAGCAGGCGTATGATTCAATCCTTATTTATTATGACATGTATGGTATAGTTCCCCACTGGTATCAAAAGCCTGTAACCGGGAACTCTCCTGAGAATGCCATACATGAGGATACATCTGCTTTTGAAAAACCTTTGAAAGCCTCTGTTCAAGATGGATGGAATACGGTTTATTCCCGGCTCAGCAATGAAATCAAAGTACGTCATTATTCGCCTAAAACTTTTGATGCTTACTGCAAGTGGGTGCAACAATTTCAAACTTTTGTCCGAAACAAGGCGCTTGACTCTTTGTCGCCTGACGATGTGAAACAGTTTCTGACATGGTTGGCGGTTGAACAAAAATGTTCTGCGTCTGCCCAGAATCAGGCATTTAACGGCCTTTTGTTTTTTTCCGGCATATTCTTGGAAAGGAGTCCGGGAAAATTGACGGGGTGGTGCGGGCCAAGAGGAAACCTTACATTCCGGTTGTACTGTCCAGAAAAGAAATTGATCTTGTCGTGGAGAAAATCACCTACTCCAGGCCAACTATGA
- a CDS encoding O-methyltransferase has product MDLDHILNELEQKGLRNDETQSDKSLKYLNITKDTGEFLRVIVLATRSSKILEVGTSNGYSTIWLASSIPIEGTVTTIEYSERKAEEALSNFKKADIANKIVFLKGYAQAVLKNLSDQYDLIFLDADRSKYMDMMQDILRLLKIGGLIVCDNAISHESELAEFTAYLRSKQNFSTSLVPVGKGEFLAYKSYNEQV; this is encoded by the coding sequence ATGGATTTAGACCATATACTTAACGAGTTGGAACAAAAGGGGCTTCGCAATGATGAAACCCAATCGGATAAATCCCTAAAATATCTAAACATCACGAAAGATACCGGTGAGTTCCTTCGGGTCATAGTTCTTGCGACTCGTTCAAGTAAAATTTTAGAAGTTGGAACATCAAATGGTTATTCAACCATTTGGTTAGCTTCGTCCATTCCCATAGAAGGGACTGTAACTACAATTGAGTATTCGGAACGAAAAGCAGAAGAGGCTTTATCAAACTTCAAAAAAGCAGATATAGCCAATAAAATAGTTTTTTTAAAGGGATATGCCCAGGCAGTGCTCAAAAACCTTAGCGATCAGTATGATTTAATTTTCCTTGATGCAGACCGTTCAAAGTACATGGATATGATGCAAGACATATTACGTTTGCTAAAAATTGGAGGGTTAATTGTCTGTGATAACGCAATTTCTCATGAATCAGAACTCGCTGAGTTTACAGCATACCTTAGGTCGAAACAGAATTTTTCAACTTCTCTGGTGCCTGTTGGTAAAGGTGAATTTCTAGCATATAAGTCATATAATGAACAGGTATGA